The Leptospira stimsonii genome has a window encoding:
- a CDS encoding DUF1564 family protein, protein MRTKKEKQPVRHLRLLKPHRLSKNLSIEKDFTVSKSGGDTKKIGSPSDLNVPEELIPYLEKRIQKAGSLRILLNQCLRRKTFLGLIQFHFPRKKIGYQKQKLQLVRFSFRPFEEDWIELKRLSFFHGISMCRMFVKLLEMEFVPPNSNRLRLPEFAEEKIPSPTVPLISTDQHIQAEDLSILQEGEFIQIAS, encoded by the coding sequence ATGAGGACAAAAAAAGAAAAGCAACCAGTCAGACATCTAAGGCTTCTAAAGCCGCACCGTTTAAGTAAAAATCTTTCCATCGAGAAAGATTTTACCGTTTCAAAATCCGGAGGCGATACGAAGAAAATCGGATCTCCTTCTGATTTAAATGTTCCGGAAGAATTGATTCCTTACCTGGAAAAAAGAATTCAAAAAGCGGGTTCGCTCCGGATTCTTCTGAACCAATGTCTTCGGAGAAAAACTTTCTTGGGATTGATTCAGTTTCATTTTCCAAGGAAGAAAATCGGGTATCAAAAGCAGAAACTCCAATTGGTGAGATTCTCCTTTCGACCCTTTGAGGAAGATTGGATAGAACTCAAAAGACTCTCTTTTTTTCATGGAATTTCTATGTGCCGGATGTTCGTAAAACTTTTGGAAATGGAATTTGTTCCCCCGAATTCCAACCGCCTTCGGCTTCCTGAATTCGCTGAGGAAAAAATTCCATCTCCCACAGTTCCCCTCATTTCCACTGATCAGCACATCCAAGCCGAAGACTTGAGCATTCTTCAAGAAGGAGAATTCATTCAAATAGCGAGTTGA
- a CDS encoding DUF2628 domain-containing protein → MKKSSSSMKIYSWNWAAILLGPIWYSYRKMYLISIIYFALIIGASIVATYFFEKEIPNSAFGGGSLVFGLMGNFTYLDFISKKTQKIEEDSKLNEMEKLEECKKQGGTNVGAAVLAGLPILIGIIFEIVK, encoded by the coding sequence ATGAAAAAAAGTTCATCTTCTATGAAAATCTATTCGTGGAATTGGGCGGCCATCCTCTTAGGTCCGATATGGTATTCTTATCGGAAGATGTATCTGATCTCGATCATTTACTTCGCGCTGATTATAGGCGCTTCGATTGTTGCGACATACTTCTTTGAAAAAGAAATTCCAAATTCCGCTTTTGGAGGTGGAAGTCTGGTCTTTGGTCTGATGGGGAATTTTACTTACTTGGATTTTATTTCGAAGAAAACTCAAAAAATAGAAGAAGATTCGAAATTGAATGAGATGGAAAAATTGGAAGAATGTAAAAAGCAAGGTGGGACCAACGTAGGAGCCGCCGTCCTGGCCGGACTTCCGATATTGATCGGCATAATTTTCGAAATTGTAAAATAA
- a CDS encoding lipoprotein LipL71, which produces MKSIQRKISSAFIILLTGVLIACGAELPIQELSDAKNSITRAKSAGAEKYAPAELEEARKSLLNAHQKASEEDLAETKKSAEYARAKALDASEKSFPSAVDEARKESTSSIDSADEAYAAQLASEPYNSAVQLRKEGDTLRETADRTLESYPRESGDDAKLRTRLAAFDQYEASRQKYADSKKAADESKVLALSQKQQLIDSLADIEKNLNDADKYAEGKDPEVSETRNRLDSAKTKIEDGKIKDGYADIDEIRKKSGELVAKNIKAYAEKQKELAKQSIASATTKLASFDKTKINASRDFQVSYQRAEENLKAAEESRVSAEDLYSSEKYEDSIARSEEAIRLSRIVVDQSAELAERMERKTSSDKVANRDTKTGKDGKTDKTETTDGKNSSQKWGEDGLPEGWKRYVVRKKVPADCLWRIAKDKRHYGTSKLWKRIYEANRGKIRNPNLIFPKQVLLIPPAKGPTKFDKTKAPSKKKPAAAEEVEAIEQNQKPATTEEAEPETGGEDAESKKKNEVKEPETSGDEAGSEAAPEEENAEEENPENLQ; this is translated from the coding sequence ATGAAATCAATCCAAAGAAAAATATCCTCCGCTTTTATAATTTTACTTACGGGCGTCCTAATTGCCTGTGGTGCTGAACTTCCGATTCAGGAGTTAAGTGACGCAAAGAATTCGATTACGAGAGCAAAATCTGCCGGTGCGGAAAAATACGCACCTGCGGAATTAGAAGAAGCTCGTAAGAGTCTATTGAACGCGCACCAGAAAGCTTCCGAAGAAGATTTGGCGGAAACAAAAAAGTCTGCCGAATATGCGAGAGCGAAAGCGTTAGACGCTTCCGAAAAATCCTTTCCTTCCGCTGTTGACGAAGCAAGAAAGGAATCTACTTCCTCGATCGATTCTGCGGACGAAGCGTATGCGGCTCAGTTGGCATCGGAACCTTATAATTCTGCGGTTCAGCTTCGTAAAGAAGGAGACACGCTTCGGGAAACTGCGGATAGAACCTTAGAATCGTATCCAAGAGAATCCGGAGATGATGCAAAGTTAAGAACTCGTCTGGCCGCCTTTGATCAGTATGAAGCATCACGTCAAAAATATGCCGATTCCAAAAAAGCCGCGGATGAATCGAAGGTGTTGGCTCTTTCTCAGAAACAACAACTCATCGATTCTCTTGCCGATATCGAAAAAAATCTAAACGACGCGGACAAGTATGCGGAAGGGAAAGATCCTGAAGTTTCGGAAACAAGAAATCGTCTCGATTCCGCTAAGACAAAGATTGAAGACGGAAAAATCAAAGACGGCTATGCCGATATTGATGAAATCCGTAAGAAGTCCGGAGAACTCGTAGCAAAAAATATCAAAGCGTATGCAGAAAAGCAAAAGGAACTCGCGAAACAAAGTATCGCATCCGCCACGACTAAATTAGCATCTTTTGATAAAACAAAAATCAACGCTTCCAGAGATTTCCAAGTATCTTACCAAAGAGCGGAAGAGAATCTAAAGGCCGCAGAAGAATCCAGAGTTTCCGCTGAAGATCTTTATTCATCTGAAAAATACGAAGATTCCATTGCAAGGTCCGAAGAAGCCATTCGTCTTTCCAGAATTGTGGTCGATCAGTCCGCCGAACTCGCTGAGAGAATGGAAAGAAAGACATCCAGTGATAAAGTTGCTAACCGCGATACGAAAACCGGAAAAGATGGAAAAACCGACAAAACGGAAACCACGGATGGAAAGAATTCTTCTCAAAAATGGGGAGAAGATGGTCTTCCGGAAGGTTGGAAACGTTATGTGGTTCGTAAAAAAGTTCCGGCGGATTGTCTCTGGAGAATCGCAAAGGACAAGAGACACTACGGAACTTCGAAACTTTGGAAGAGAATCTACGAGGCGAATCGTGGAAAGATCAGAAATCCAAATCTGATTTTCCCAAAACAAGTATTACTCATTCCTCCAGCAAAAGGACCGACGAAGTTTGATAAAACTAAGGCCCCTAGCAAGAAAAAACCGGCCGCGGCAGAAGAAGTAGAGGCTATTGAACAAAATCAAAAGCCGGCAACTACGGAAGAAGCAGAGCCTGAAACCGGCGGTGAAGATGCAGAGAGCAAAAAGAAGAATGAAGTGAAGGAACCGGAAACATCCGGGGACGAAGCTGGTTCGGAAGCGGCTCCTGAAGAAGAAAACGCCGAAGAGGAAAATCCGGAAAATCTACAGTAA
- the lptE gene encoding LPS assembly lipoprotein LptE has protein sequence MFFGRLAFSILTILFLFSCTYFTREPRNPPKIDGVPIPDDQRRLYVQNFRNNSYGMGIQTLLTELVRSEIDSRGRFIQTREKSLAAYRLYGEIVHYQLVGNLLDQGGQAISREMSVIVRLELQKAGGQKIPLEREEIQVRIMFSDQVGFRESESQAQSRLLKIMAVRISEEMERAWYFSIAGKIDP, from the coding sequence ATGTTCTTTGGCCGTCTGGCATTTTCGATCCTAACGATCCTCTTCCTTTTTTCCTGCACGTATTTTACGAGAGAACCGAGAAACCCTCCTAAGATCGACGGGGTTCCGATTCCCGACGATCAGAGAAGACTCTACGTTCAAAATTTCCGAAACAATTCTTATGGAATGGGAATACAAACTCTCCTTACCGAATTGGTTCGTTCGGAGATCGATTCGAGAGGAAGATTTATCCAAACGAGAGAGAAGTCACTCGCGGCCTATCGCCTCTACGGAGAAATCGTTCACTATCAGCTTGTTGGAAATCTCTTGGATCAAGGAGGGCAAGCGATCTCCCGAGAAATGTCCGTCATCGTCCGACTCGAACTCCAGAAAGCCGGGGGACAAAAAATTCCCTTGGAAAGAGAGGAGATTCAGGTTAGAATTATGTTTTCAGATCAAGTTGGATTTCGCGAGAGCGAGAGCCAAGCCCAGTCCCGTCTCCTAAAAATCATGGCAGTCCGAATCTCCGAAGAGATGGAAAGAGCCTGGTATTTTTCTATTGCCGGAAAGATTGATCCCTGA
- a CDS encoding M23 family metallopeptidase: MNRFFLFKGFFCGILFLALSALSALSAEDRPELLLFPELQGKLRFPMEFQTPISGSFAEYRVHHLHMGADFKTFHVNGLPAIAPFDGFVESISESPTGYGLNLMVRSPSGLRAKFAHLFNLEGAKKELENLRQALHLLSDGIFSVKFSDQRFSIKQGQAVARIGESGTGVPHLHFELHGNGDIFNPLAYLRMTDRDGTPPEMLVLYVDSSDGEKFRIPLIKKENGVYETNDPEPLKVGGEVRIKLGAFDRMNSRNKNNVYFARLLSGLQILYERKFEKMSYAEARDHQSIYDSNRSSLNPPVYVYNLFPTLKPSIDLKLFREGEEIPLEIIAGDKEGNISSLKLRILNTGSKGRIEKTTSNEFFSPERRFSLLTPKGNTFGKGNILFEKVGRPADFILPEGLILKSDLIEIESTGISWSGEAKFLWKGRRLGKGENLYLFEEGTKRWGVLKTTPSVDGMNAILNKIGIVAVLEDRSKPKIEHPFLISRHRFETEIRPNSIIERMYSVSDIGSGYGGGAEILLDGETYPYEFESDRKMILVKIPKVFGKYKRRLLLQARIKDRAGNVSDWLTDLIDLEKYIEKEKG, translated from the coding sequence ATGAATCGATTCTTTCTTTTTAAAGGTTTCTTCTGTGGAATCCTATTCCTTGCTCTGAGTGCGCTGAGCGCGCTGAGCGCGGAGGACCGTCCAGAACTTCTCTTATTTCCCGAACTTCAGGGAAAACTTCGGTTTCCGATGGAGTTTCAGACTCCGATCTCCGGTTCCTTTGCCGAATACAGAGTGCACCACTTGCACATGGGAGCGGACTTTAAAACCTTTCATGTGAACGGTCTTCCGGCCATCGCGCCCTTTGACGGATTTGTAGAATCGATTTCAGAATCACCGACCGGATACGGCCTAAATCTGATGGTCCGTTCTCCTTCCGGGTTGCGGGCAAAGTTCGCCCACCTATTCAATTTAGAAGGTGCAAAGAAAGAATTGGAGAATCTCAGACAGGCGCTTCATCTTCTGAGCGACGGAATTTTTTCGGTCAAATTTTCCGATCAGAGATTTTCGATAAAACAAGGTCAAGCAGTCGCAAGGATTGGAGAATCCGGAACCGGTGTTCCACATCTACACTTTGAACTCCATGGGAATGGGGACATCTTCAATCCGCTCGCTTATTTAAGAATGACGGATAGGGACGGAACTCCGCCCGAAATGTTGGTTTTGTACGTTGATTCGTCCGACGGAGAGAAGTTTCGAATTCCTCTGATAAAAAAAGAGAATGGGGTTTACGAGACAAACGATCCGGAACCGCTCAAAGTCGGAGGAGAAGTTCGAATTAAGTTAGGCGCCTTTGATAGGATGAATTCGAGGAACAAAAATAACGTCTATTTCGCGAGACTTCTTTCCGGACTTCAGATTCTATACGAAAGAAAATTTGAAAAAATGAGTTATGCGGAGGCGAGAGACCACCAATCCATTTACGATTCCAATCGTTCTTCTCTCAACCCACCCGTCTATGTTTACAATCTTTTTCCGACGCTCAAACCGAGTATCGACCTGAAACTTTTTCGAGAGGGAGAAGAAATTCCTCTCGAAATCATTGCGGGGGACAAAGAGGGCAATATCTCTTCTTTGAAACTCCGAATTCTCAATACGGGATCGAAAGGAAGAATTGAAAAAACCACTTCCAACGAATTTTTTTCACCCGAGAGAAGATTTTCTCTTCTTACTCCGAAAGGAAACACTTTCGGGAAAGGTAATATTCTCTTTGAAAAGGTCGGAAGACCGGCCGATTTCATCTTACCGGAAGGATTGATTCTTAAGAGTGATTTGATTGAAATCGAATCCACCGGTATAAGTTGGTCCGGAGAAGCGAAATTTCTCTGGAAAGGACGAAGATTAGGAAAAGGAGAAAATCTTTACCTTTTTGAAGAAGGGACAAAACGATGGGGAGTTCTGAAAACTACGCCCTCGGTTGACGGAATGAACGCCATTTTAAACAAAATAGGAATCGTCGCTGTTCTGGAAGACCGTTCAAAACCGAAGATTGAACATCCCTTTTTGATCTCCCGTCATAGATTTGAAACGGAGATCCGTCCAAATTCTATCATAGAAAGAATGTATTCCGTATCGGACATTGGTTCGGGCTACGGAGGTGGGGCGGAAATCTTATTGGATGGAGAAACGTATCCTTATGAATTTGAATCCGATCGAAAGATGATCCTTGTAAAAATTCCGAAAGTTTTCGGGAAATACAAGAGGCGACTCCTCCTCCAAGCAAGAATCAAGGACAGGGCAGGAAATGTTTCCGATTGGCTTACGGACCTGATCGATCTCGAAAAATACATAGAGAAAGAGAAGGGATAA
- a CDS encoding DUF1564 family protein, with protein MRPLSNNRGSKETGKNSKSKRVSTSDLLIPKRHLKSLQRKILKFGSLKKFLHFLLLTNRSKFRSLCIIPKNEKTIYQSINQDLVRFSFRPDSADWAELRVLARYYGLSICNLFVILLEIGEEGSSSSGSPPFLPYKAKSLDSKRNEMTLIQRILPGRRYISFSLFLRGNLSRKFASDS; from the coding sequence ATTCGACCACTTTCCAACAATCGAGGAAGCAAAGAAACAGGGAAGAATTCCAAATCAAAGCGAGTTTCCACATCGGATCTTTTGATTCCAAAACGACATCTTAAATCTTTGCAAAGGAAAATTTTGAAGTTTGGTTCTCTAAAGAAATTTCTTCATTTTCTACTCCTAACGAATCGTTCAAAGTTTCGATCGCTCTGTATCATTCCAAAGAATGAAAAAACAATTTATCAAAGTATAAATCAGGACTTAGTGCGATTTTCGTTTCGACCTGATTCTGCCGATTGGGCGGAATTACGAGTTCTCGCAAGATATTATGGCCTTTCGATCTGCAATTTGTTCGTCATTCTCCTAGAGATTGGAGAGGAGGGATCGTCTTCAAGCGGGTCCCCTCCTTTTCTCCCCTACAAAGCCAAAAGTTTGGACAGTAAAAGAAATGAGATGACCTTGATTCAAAGGATTCTACCTGGAAGAAGGTATATTTCCTTTTCCCTTTTTCTTAGAGGGAATTTATCGAGAAAGTTTGCTTCTGATTCTTAA
- the tgt gene encoding tRNA guanosine(34) transglycosylase Tgt — protein MIFRTTSEDPNTRARTGILDLNGVKLNTPVFMPVGTRGVVKTLDTEDLEELEYSLILGNTYHLYLRPGTYVLDQFGGLKKFMTWKGALLTDSGGYQVFSLNSLFKYETDGVRFQSHIDGSRHYFTPGSVIDVQRSIGSDIMMVLDDCAPFDSSPERLRQSLERTHRWAEMSVEHWEKKKNSQHLFGIFQGGIDLDSRLESLKAIASLPFDGIAIGGLSVGEPRKDFIRILDGISSHTDRSRPLYLMGVGTVPDILDGVKNGVDMFDCVLPTRNARNGQVFTSLGKVNLRNEKWKNSDAPMDPNCQCKVCKRYSIGYIRHLHHVGEITAFSLSTFHNLFFMKNFLSEIQKSIQAGEFLETYARWKNLYEKPEFSG, from the coding sequence ATGATATTTAGAACTACTTCAGAAGATCCAAACACTCGAGCACGAACAGGAATCCTCGATCTCAACGGAGTGAAACTGAACACTCCCGTCTTTATGCCGGTCGGTACTCGAGGAGTTGTCAAAACCCTCGATACGGAAGATCTGGAAGAACTTGAGTATTCTCTAATATTAGGCAACACATATCACCTCTATCTTCGTCCGGGAACTTACGTCTTGGATCAGTTCGGCGGATTGAAGAAGTTCATGACTTGGAAAGGAGCTCTTCTCACGGACAGTGGAGGATATCAGGTCTTTAGTCTCAATTCTCTCTTTAAATATGAAACGGACGGCGTTCGCTTCCAATCTCATATCGACGGAAGTCGTCATTACTTTACACCGGGATCGGTGATCGACGTGCAGAGAAGTATCGGCTCTGATATCATGATGGTCTTGGATGATTGTGCACCTTTTGATTCGAGCCCGGAACGTCTGAGACAATCTCTGGAACGAACTCATCGTTGGGCAGAAATGTCCGTCGAACACTGGGAAAAGAAGAAGAATTCTCAGCATCTCTTCGGAATTTTTCAAGGAGGAATCGATCTGGATTCACGTCTTGAAAGTTTGAAAGCAATCGCATCATTGCCGTTTGACGGAATCGCGATCGGCGGACTCTCCGTCGGAGAACCAAGAAAGGATTTTATACGAATCTTGGACGGAATTTCTTCTCACACAGATCGAAGTCGGCCTCTTTACTTGATGGGAGTGGGAACTGTTCCCGATATTTTGGATGGAGTGAAGAATGGAGTCGACATGTTTGACTGCGTCCTTCCGACCAGAAACGCGAGAAACGGACAAGTCTTCACATCTTTAGGAAAGGTGAATCTCAGAAATGAGAAATGGAAGAACTCCGACGCGCCGATGGACCCGAATTGTCAGTGTAAGGTTTGCAAAAGATACAGCATTGGTTACATCAGACATCTTCATCACGTCGGAGAGATCACTGCATTTTCTCTTTCAACGTTTCATAATTTGTTTTTTATGAAAAACTTTCTCTCTGAGATTCAAAAATCCATTCAGGCTGGAGAATTTTTAGAAACGTATGCCAGATGGAAAAATTTGTACGAAAAGCCTGAATTTTCCGGTTGA
- a CDS encoding STAS domain-containing protein, giving the protein MEITRRESGNIVILDINGEIDLYNAPEIKDVIAKLIEEQKYYTIINLEKVSYIDSSGIGALISSLSNLKKYQGGLKIINVSGSVRKVFELTKLTSFFEIFDNEAEAVSAFK; this is encoded by the coding sequence ATGGAAATAACCAGAAGAGAAAGCGGGAACATTGTGATTCTGGACATAAACGGAGAGATCGATCTCTACAATGCCCCAGAGATAAAAGATGTAATCGCTAAACTCATCGAGGAACAAAAATATTATACCATTATCAATTTGGAAAAAGTTTCCTATATTGACTCCTCTGGTATTGGTGCACTGATTTCCAGCCTTTCCAACCTGAAAAAGTATCAGGGCGGATTAAAAATTATCAATGTCTCCGGATCGGTAAGAAAGGTGTTCGAGCTCACAAAGCTAACTTCTTTCTTTGAGATTTTTGATAACGAAGCTGAGGCAGTGTCTGCCTTCAAGTAA
- the lsa26 gene encoding surface adhesion protein Lsa26 → MFREMKRIFALTLIFSSLFFSSSLFAAGTYSEGWAVVKLIQFESRGVVFDSHEGLLEFTTFDKAEKCEASKDECFAPLKEKVEFSVRPENGEVVNFLNNNLNQEILVHYRIHRFEPIALSTDFEVIGAMKQLPSFPKDAVDKIIVEKSGAKRNFSVAGRILKLEYQGTMIGTYEGLYLDEVRGKVHPFSITNETVATFAWDTMKFGTKYFLGVSVAFATGWRKSDFDIFEINYKAPAGGAYPELKK, encoded by the coding sequence ATGTTCCGAGAAATGAAAAGAATTTTTGCTTTAACTCTTATTTTTAGTTCGTTGTTTTTTTCTTCTTCTTTGTTTGCGGCGGGGACTTATTCGGAAGGTTGGGCGGTTGTAAAACTCATTCAATTTGAAAGTCGTGGTGTTGTATTCGATTCTCATGAAGGCCTTCTTGAATTTACCACTTTTGACAAAGCGGAAAAATGTGAAGCTTCGAAAGACGAATGTTTTGCACCGCTTAAAGAAAAGGTTGAATTTAGCGTTCGTCCGGAAAATGGCGAAGTTGTAAATTTTTTGAACAACAACTTGAATCAAGAAATTCTGGTTCATTATAGAATTCACCGATTTGAACCAATTGCACTTTCAACTGATTTTGAGGTGATTGGAGCGATGAAACAATTGCCATCCTTTCCGAAAGACGCGGTCGATAAGATCATAGTAGAAAAGTCCGGTGCGAAACGGAATTTCTCCGTTGCGGGAAGAATTCTAAAATTAGAATACCAAGGAACCATGATTGGAACCTATGAAGGTCTTTACTTAGATGAGGTCCGAGGGAAAGTTCATCCTTTTTCCATTACAAATGAAACAGTCGCAACCTTTGCTTGGGATACGATGAAGTTCGGGACGAAATACTTTCTCGGAGTCTCTGTCGCGTTTGCTACCGGTTGGAGAAAATCAGATTTTGATATTTTCGAGATCAATTACAAAGCTCCTGCTGGTGGTGCTTATCCTGAATTGAAGAAGTGA
- a CDS encoding Fur family transcriptional regulator, whose translation MNREKQEAILNKTEPAVRMEMQTFSEYLQKEGLKITSQRMLVAERIFSLHNHFTAEGLLEEFKDQRDQISKATIYRILSIMVSAGLLQEHNFGKDYKYYEHIIGHKHHDHIICTVCGKIVEFVDERIEQLQEQAAKDNGFRITGHSLNIYGTCSEHTSGR comes from the coding sequence ATGAACCGAGAAAAACAAGAAGCCATCTTAAACAAAACAGAACCCGCCGTCCGCATGGAAATGCAGACGTTTTCAGAATACCTTCAGAAAGAAGGACTCAAGATCACCAGTCAGAGAATGTTAGTTGCGGAGAGAATTTTTTCTCTTCACAATCACTTCACTGCGGAAGGCCTCTTGGAAGAATTCAAGGACCAAAGAGATCAAATCTCTAAGGCAACGATTTATAGAATTCTTTCGATCATGGTCTCCGCAGGTCTTCTCCAAGAACATAACTTCGGAAAAGATTACAAATACTACGAACATATCATCGGACACAAACACCACGATCATATCATCTGCACAGTCTGCGGAAAAATTGTAGAATTTGTAGACGAAAGAATCGAACAGCTTCAAGAGCAAGCGGCGAAAGACAATGGATTCCGAATCACAGGTCACAGTTTAAACATCTACGGAACCTGTAGCGAACACACTTCCGGTAGATGA